One segment of Pontibacter akesuensis DNA contains the following:
- a CDS encoding serine hydrolase domain-containing protein produces MAASAFCLALLSCSEDKKSTLFETMFPDNEGRELVVVPASFTPDSARQLGHQLDSIFSRLHKKRGFNGTVLVTKYDQVIYKGAFGYGDFQCKDTLTTESVFQLASVSKQFTAMAIMMLKEEGELSYDDSVQQYVPDFPYRGITIRHLLTHRSGLPNYTYFSDELWPDRKVSLTNDDVLHLMAAHQPKYYFTPDKRFDYSNTGYALLASIVEKASGVPFDTYLQEEIFEPLEMTRTYTFRPELAVQNEGIVTGYTGGRRKRTPDYLDTVLGDKGLYSTVEDLYKWDQALYTQKLVKRETLAEAFIGYSPGIKNEEDYGFGWRLKQVESGDTVVYHGGLWHGYNTYLLRNPKDHSAIIVLSNVTNGSLNYLKELRKFLYPAQPVKKDEQKEKIAAN; encoded by the coding sequence ATGGCCGCATCTGCTTTCTGCTTGGCGCTGCTTTCCTGTTCGGAAGATAAAAAGAGTACACTGTTTGAGACGATGTTCCCGGACAATGAGGGCCGTGAGTTGGTGGTGGTGCCAGCCTCTTTCACCCCGGACAGTGCCCGGCAGTTGGGTCACCAGCTGGACTCTATCTTTAGCCGCCTGCACAAGAAAAGAGGCTTTAACGGCACGGTGCTGGTGACCAAGTATGACCAGGTAATCTACAAGGGGGCTTTTGGCTATGGCGACTTTCAGTGCAAAGACACCCTTACCACCGAATCTGTTTTCCAGCTGGCTTCTGTTTCTAAGCAGTTTACGGCCATGGCCATCATGATGCTGAAAGAGGAGGGGGAGCTCAGCTATGATGACAGCGTGCAGCAGTATGTGCCGGATTTTCCGTACAGAGGCATCACCATTCGCCATTTGCTCACGCACCGGTCCGGCTTGCCGAACTATACTTACTTCAGCGATGAGCTTTGGCCCGACCGTAAGGTTTCGCTCACAAACGACGACGTGCTTCACCTGATGGCTGCCCATCAGCCGAAATATTACTTCACCCCGGACAAGCGCTTCGATTACAGCAACACCGGCTATGCGCTGCTGGCCTCCATTGTGGAGAAAGCCTCAGGCGTACCCTTTGATACATACCTGCAGGAGGAGATATTTGAACCCCTGGAAATGACGCGCACCTATACTTTCAGGCCGGAACTGGCCGTGCAAAATGAAGGCATTGTGACGGGGTACACCGGTGGCCGGCGGAAAAGAACGCCTGACTACCTGGATACAGTGCTGGGTGACAAAGGCCTTTATTCTACTGTGGAAGACCTGTACAAATGGGACCAGGCCTTGTATACCCAGAAGCTGGTGAAACGGGAAACGCTGGCGGAAGCTTTTATAGGCTATAGCCCGGGCATCAAAAACGAGGAAGATTACGGTTTTGGCTGGCGCCTGAAGCAGGTGGAAAGCGGGGACACGGTGGTGTATCATGGCGGCCTGTGGCACGGCTACAATACCTACCTGCTCCGAAACCCGAAAGACCACAGCGCCATCATCGTTCTAAGCAACGTGACCAACGGGAGCTTAAATTACCTGAAAGAGCTGCGCAAGTTTTTATATCCTGCCCAGCCAGTCAAAAAGGATGAACAGAAAGAAAAGATAGCTGCTAACTAG
- a CDS encoding phosphatase PAP2 family protein — protein MKPLLLTFLVLLCASQAEAQLSTEPDSASSVVPLVPQQNDSSHWVREARQNLHPLVRQAIVPSILIGWGITHMGDEGMFEGSEGIRNMVKRNYPEFKTSLDDHTGFAPILMVVGLNLSGVKGEHHFTEQAVLLGMTYFVNRSLTNNLKSLTKINRPDGQSNDAFPSGHTSTAFAYATFLHREYGRQSIWYSVAGYSFATATGMMRILNDRHWLSDVLTGAGVGILSAEIAYLAYPLLQRSILNNFKEKQSIGIAPYYNQGAGGLAFVYRIR, from the coding sequence ATGAAACCACTGCTACTCACATTCCTCGTGCTCCTATGCGCCTCCCAGGCTGAGGCACAGCTATCAACTGAACCTGATTCAGCGTCCTCCGTGGTGCCACTTGTGCCGCAGCAGAATGATTCCAGCCACTGGGTGAGGGAGGCAAGGCAAAACCTGCACCCATTGGTGCGCCAAGCTATTGTGCCAAGTATACTTATTGGCTGGGGAATTACGCACATGGGAGATGAAGGCATGTTTGAGGGAAGCGAAGGAATTAGAAACATGGTGAAGCGCAACTACCCTGAATTCAAAACCTCACTGGATGACCATACCGGCTTTGCGCCCATTTTGATGGTTGTAGGGTTAAACCTTTCTGGCGTAAAAGGGGAGCATCATTTTACCGAGCAGGCAGTATTGCTCGGCATGACCTACTTTGTTAACCGCAGCCTCACCAACAACCTGAAAAGCCTGACCAAAATCAACCGCCCCGATGGGCAGAGCAACGATGCTTTCCCGTCGGGCCACACCTCCACAGCCTTTGCCTATGCTACTTTTCTGCACCGCGAGTATGGGCGCCAAAGTATCTGGTACAGCGTGGCCGGCTATTCCTTTGCCACGGCAACTGGTATGATGCGCATTCTAAACGACCGACACTGGCTTTCAGATGTGCTTACGGGAGCGGGTGTGGGCATTCTGTCGGCTGAAATTGCCTACCTGGCCTACCCCTTGTTGCAGCGCAGCATCCTGAACAATTTCAAAGAAAAGCAAAGCATTGGGATTGCCCCTTACTACAACCAGGGAGCCGGAGGACTTGCCTTCGTCTACCGTATAAGGTAA
- a CDS encoding serine hydrolase domain-containing protein, with the protein MVITNPRNIAILLLALIFSFSARGQVAEAEADLRRIMDEMDVVGMSVAVVKDDKIIYSNALGLQDVERNAPLKEEHIFRIASISKSFSATSVMQLVEAGKLSLSDDMSDLVGFRVRNPKYPEKVITLKMALSHTSSINDSEGYFNLDVINPAKNPDWAKCYNDYEPGKGYEYCNLNFNMIGTIIEKKSGERFDQYVKQHILNPLGLYGGYWVESLDSTRFATLYAYDPATKEYTPSPSAYAPRREEIQNYVMGYSAPIFSPTGGMKMSATDLAKYMLMHMNDGAYNGVRIISKKSAKRMQKKVAENGYGLAIDNVENLIPGKTMRGHTGTAYGLYSAMFFHPKEKFGIVVLTNGSNTPAEEEPNQVIVATVNSLYNHLIKQQ; encoded by the coding sequence ATGGTCATAACAAACCCTAGAAACATAGCTATACTTCTCCTGGCACTAATCTTCTCTTTTAGCGCCCGTGGGCAAGTTGCAGAAGCCGAGGCAGACTTACGTCGGATAATGGACGAGATGGATGTGGTGGGTATGTCTGTGGCTGTGGTCAAAGACGATAAAATAATTTACTCCAACGCCCTCGGCTTGCAGGATGTGGAGCGGAATGCTCCGCTGAAGGAGGAGCACATTTTTCGGATTGCCTCCATTTCCAAGTCCTTCTCCGCCACGTCCGTCATGCAACTGGTTGAGGCCGGAAAGCTGTCGCTGAGCGATGACATGAGTGATCTGGTAGGCTTTAGGGTGCGTAACCCGAAGTATCCGGAAAAAGTCATCACCCTTAAAATGGCTCTCTCCCATACTTCCAGCATCAACGACAGTGAAGGCTACTTTAACCTGGATGTGATTAACCCTGCTAAAAACCCCGATTGGGCCAAGTGCTACAACGACTATGAACCGGGCAAGGGCTACGAATACTGCAACCTTAACTTTAACATGATCGGCACCATCATCGAGAAGAAATCAGGGGAGCGGTTTGACCAGTATGTAAAGCAGCATATTTTGAACCCTTTGGGCTTGTACGGCGGCTATTGGGTTGAGTCACTGGATTCCACCCGCTTCGCCACCTTGTACGCCTATGATCCTGCTACAAAAGAGTATACTCCGTCGCCATCGGCTTACGCACCGCGCCGCGAGGAAATCCAGAACTATGTGATGGGTTACAGCGCGCCCATCTTCTCACCTACTGGAGGCATGAAGATGTCTGCCACCGATCTGGCAAAATACATGTTGATGCACATGAACGATGGTGCGTATAACGGCGTCAGGATTATCTCGAAGAAGAGTGCGAAGAGGATGCAGAAAAAGGTGGCAGAGAATGGCTATGGACTTGCTATTGACAACGTGGAGAACCTGATACCCGGCAAAACCATGCGCGGCCACACGGGCACCGCCTACGGCCTTTATAGCGCCATGTTCTTTCATCCGAAAGAGAAATTCGGAATTGTAGTGCTAACCAACGGCAGCAATACGCCAGCCGAAGAAGAGCCAAACCAGGTGATCGTGGCGACGGTAAACAGTCTCTACAACCACCTGATTAAACAACAGTAG
- a CDS encoding cysteine hydrolase family protein, whose product MEISTQDKPALILIDIQKAFDDINYWGGQRNNLEAEDNSGRLLNFWRDRNFPIFHIQHCSANPKGLHAEGSIGNEFKDVVKPKEGEVIIKKSVNSAFIGTNLKQQLDENHITKVIIIGLTTDHCVSTTTRMAGNYGYDTYIVSDATAAFCKRGVAGQLFPAGMIHDTALASLMGEFATVVKTDELIDALSKEILPESIKLASEAELMFRWVPDTSIMVMFK is encoded by the coding sequence ATGGAAATCTCAACACAAGACAAGCCTGCCTTGATTCTTATCGATATTCAAAAAGCCTTCGATGACATCAATTATTGGGGAGGACAACGAAATAATTTGGAGGCAGAGGACAATTCGGGTAGGCTGCTCAACTTTTGGAGAGACCGCAACTTTCCCATTTTCCATATACAGCATTGCTCGGCAAACCCCAAGGGCTTACACGCCGAAGGAAGTATAGGCAATGAGTTTAAGGACGTTGTGAAACCAAAGGAAGGTGAAGTTATCATAAAAAAGAGTGTAAACAGTGCCTTTATAGGTACTAACCTTAAGCAGCAGCTCGACGAGAATCACATCACGAAAGTTATTATAATTGGGCTGACAACGGACCATTGCGTTTCCACGACAACGAGAATGGCCGGTAATTACGGGTACGACACCTACATTGTCTCTGATGCAACGGCAGCCTTTTGCAAGAGAGGTGTGGCCGGGCAGTTATTCCCGGCAGGGATGATTCATGACACCGCCCTGGCAAGCCTTATGGGTGAATTCGCCACCGTAGTTAAGACAGACGAATTGATAGACGCTTTAAGTAAAGAGATTCTACCTGAAAGCATTAAACTTGCATCGGAGGCGGAACTGATGTTTCGGTGGGTGCCAGACACAAGTATAATGGTTATGTTTAAATAG
- a CDS encoding DUF983 domain-containing protein: MNQKRSVLYSIITAKCPRCREGNMFTKGTLYSTKFADMHESCPCCGQAFEPEPGYYYGAMYVSFAFNVAIFIVSLFILYQFVEDVTIAMMMGVVAVVVIGLLPVIFRLSRALWIHMFVRYEGPCDQIPNKVHE, translated from the coding sequence ATGAATCAGAAAAGATCAGTCCTGTACAGTATAATCACGGCCAAGTGCCCCAGGTGCCGGGAAGGCAATATGTTCACGAAAGGAACTTTGTACAGCACAAAGTTTGCGGACATGCACGAAAGCTGCCCCTGCTGCGGGCAGGCGTTTGAGCCGGAACCCGGTTATTATTACGGCGCCATGTACGTCAGCTTCGCCTTTAACGTGGCTATTTTCATTGTCTCGCTTTTTATACTTTACCAGTTTGTGGAGGATGTGACCATTGCCATGATGATGGGCGTGGTGGCCGTGGTGGTAATTGGGTTGCTGCCTGTCATCTTCCGTTTGTCGCGTGCGCTCTGGATCCACATGTTTGTCCGTTACGAAGGTCCCTGTGATCAAATTCCGAACAAAGTGCACGAGTAG
- a CDS encoding helix-turn-helix domain-containing protein, protein MRNEPLPIYQIQDFKALAQKEQYFYVSSLADHLQEHQFTREPHRHNFYIMLFVTQGSGTHTIDFTVYDVKPDTVFFMTPGQVHSWELSADADGCVIFFTQEFYANEYPHRMLFDFPYFNALRNKPILTLSQEDKTALMPVLHMLEQEFREAKLMRDVMLSRYLDVLLISLTRVFHLQEAASEVPGKDRMLLQNLERLIDLHYKEHAPVSFYADCLHVTAKHLNEVCKASLGRTTNELIQYRTLLEAKRLLVHVDLTSSQIASALGYFDNTYFFRFFKKHTGQTPEQFRAANKQSYAK, encoded by the coding sequence ATGCGGAACGAACCCCTACCCATATACCAAATACAGGACTTTAAGGCGCTGGCCCAGAAAGAGCAGTATTTTTACGTTAGCTCGTTAGCAGACCACCTGCAGGAGCATCAGTTTACCCGGGAGCCACACCGCCACAACTTCTATATTATGCTGTTTGTAACCCAAGGCTCCGGTACGCACACCATCGATTTCACTGTATACGATGTAAAGCCGGATACTGTGTTCTTCATGACCCCGGGCCAGGTGCACAGTTGGGAGCTGTCGGCTGATGCGGATGGCTGTGTAATTTTCTTTACGCAGGAATTTTACGCCAACGAGTATCCGCACCGCATGCTCTTTGACTTTCCTTATTTTAATGCTTTACGAAACAAACCCATACTTACTTTGTCGCAGGAAGATAAAACTGCGCTGATGCCTGTGCTGCACATGCTGGAACAGGAATTCAGGGAGGCGAAGTTGATGCGCGACGTAATGCTTAGCAGGTATTTGGACGTGCTTCTGATCAGTCTGACACGAGTTTTTCACTTGCAGGAGGCGGCATCGGAAGTACCGGGAAAAGACAGGATGCTCCTCCAAAACTTGGAAAGGCTGATAGACCTGCATTACAAGGAGCACGCTCCCGTCAGCTTTTATGCCGATTGCCTGCACGTGACGGCAAAGCACCTGAACGAAGTATGTAAAGCCTCTCTGGGCAGAACCACCAATGAACTGATCCAGTACCGTACCTTGCTGGAGGCAAAACGGCTCCTGGTGCACGTCGACCTGACGAGTTCCCAGATCGCGTCGGCACTAGGGTACTTCGACAACACCTACTTCTTTCGCTTCTTTAAAAAGCACACCGGCCAGACACCAGAGCAATTCCGGGCCGCAAACAAGCAGAGCTATGCCAAATAA